The sequence below is a genomic window from Oncorhynchus keta strain PuntledgeMale-10-30-2019 unplaced genomic scaffold, Oket_V2 Un_scaffold_1315_pilon_pilon, whole genome shotgun sequence.
tatctctctctactctgcctgtctttatctctctactctgcctctctctctctctctctctctctctctctctctctctctctctcccctctctctctcctctctctctctctctctctctctctctctctctctctctctctctctctctctctctctctctctctctctctctctctctctctctctacctctacctctcagGAGGAGGTGTTTGTGTCTAACGGTACTCTGAAGGCAGAGGATAGGTTCCAGGATGCTAGGTTTGGCTACGCCCTGGCCTCCGCCCCAGACCTCAACCATGACGGGTACACTGACCTGCTGGTGGGGGCACCCCTAGAGGACGGACACAATGGGGCCATATACGTCTACCATGGCCAGGGCATACACATCATCCACAACTACAAACAGGTAGACATACACATCATCCACAACTACAAACAGGTAGACATACACATCATCCACAACTACAAACAGGTAGACATACACATCATCCACAACTACAAACAGGTAGACATACACATCATCCACAACTACAAACAGGTAAACATACACATCATCCACAACTACAAACAGGTATACATACACATCATCCACAACTACAAACAGGTAAACATACACATCATCCACAACTACAAACAGGTATACATACACATCATCCACAACTACAAACAGGTAAACATACACATCATCCACAACTACAAACAGGTATACATACACATCATCCACAACTACAAACAGGTAGACATACACATCATCCACAACTACAAACAGGTAAACATACACATCATCCACAACTACAAACAGGTAGACATACACATCATCCACAACTACAAACAGGTATACATACACATCATCCACAACTACAAACAGGTATACATACACATCATCCACAACTACAAACAGGTAAACATACACATCATCCACAACTACAAACAGGTAAAGAAAGAAGTGTCACCAGAAGTATAGGTGGAGTCCATCTCTGTGAAAAGAAAAGTGAAGATTTGTTTTTAAAGTGATATCATTCTTAGCTATAGTATTTCCATTGACCTCGTTCTACGTCTCTCTCCACCActtctctactctcatctctccacctccttgctcacctctccttctccttgtaGCGTATCGCAGGGtcgtctctgtccccctctctgcagTATTTTGGGCGCAGTGTGAGTGCCAGATTAGACCTGGATGGAGATGGTCTGTTAGACCTGGCTGTGGGGGCCCAGGGCAGTGCTGTACTACTCAGGTAAgaaaggagggatgaggggaggtggaggaatgaagaggaggggagggatacaTTGTCAGACTTGGCAGTGGAGTATTTTTTTAAAATGTGATGATGATCGTCATCATTGAATGATCaattctccctcccctctctccagttcTCGTAGTATAGTCCAGATCAACATGAGTCTGTCCTTCCAGCCCCACTCCATCAACGTCATCCAGAAGACGtgtcagagaggagggagggagtctgcCTGTCTCAACGCTACAGCCTGCTTCCTGGCTCTGTCCCGTTCCCCTGGAACTCACAGCACCAGCTTCggtaagggagagggaggggagagagggaggggcagggactgcagagagtaagggagagggaggggagagagggaggggcagggacTGGAGAAAGTAAGGGGGAGGGAGAAACGAGAGGGAAGGAGTCCGCCTGTTAGATTTGATAGATTTGTTATCAACACTaacatccccttctccctcctccccagatCTGTCGGTGGTGGCCATGTTGGATGAGAGAAAGTTGACAGCGAGGGCGTTGTTTGACGACAGCaaccagagacagacacagctgGGGGTCAGAGTTCACACAGGACAGACCGTCTGCCACAACCTGCCCTTCCATGTGTTTGTGAGTATGACACACACCAGAGCTCATCTAGTATGGtacttgcaatgccaggatagtgggttcaattcctagGACCAAACAGCGACCATACATGACTGTAagccgctttggataaaagcctctgctaaatggcatatacacacacacacgcacacactacacaactaacatacacacacactacacaactaacatacacacatgccctgacacaaacacacaaccaacATGTACACGCTACTGCCACAACCTGCCTTTCCAAATGTCACACACAATGCCAAAACACACATCCTTCACCCCGACCGACACACACAATGCCAAAACACACATCCTTCACCCCGACCGACACACACAATGCCAAAACACACATCCTTCACCCCGACCGACACACACAATGCCAAAACACACATCCTTCACCCCGACCGACACACACAATCTACATCCTGAAACATGATATTGACCTCTAACCCTTTGTCTCCGTCTGTGATAGGACACAGCAGACTACATCCGTCCAATCAGCTTCTCCCTGCGCTTTAAGATCAACGACACAGAGAGCGGCCCAGTGCTGGACGAAGGCTGGCCCACCACCTTCAAGAGATCGGtcagtgtgtggggtgtgtgtggggtgctCGTAGCATCCTGGACAAATTGTATGATGtaatgtactgttactgtacgtTATCTACAGTATTACTCTGGCACCTCCATTTCAAATACTGTACCTTGATGTCTCCAGATTGCGTTCTTCAAAGACTGTGGTGAGGATGATGTGTGTGTCACTGATCTGGTGCTGCAGGCTCATATGGACATCTCTGGGACAAGgtacatctcacacacacaaacacacatgaacacatgtgcacacacacatgcatggacacacacacgtatagacacacacacacacacctgatcaaAAATGTTCCTCTCTTTTTTGTGTCCAGTCAACACTCAATCAGCCAAACAATTACTAAGTCAAGTTGTGTAGTAGTTGTATGAATGTCTGAATGTAACTCCTCTCTGCAGACAGCAGCCCTATGTGATCCGTAGCCCTCGCAGACGTCTGGCTGTAGAAGTCCAGCTGCAGAACAGACTGGAGAACGCCTACAACACCAGCCTGACACTGCACTACTCACGCAACCTCCACTTCTCTAGTCTCAGTATACGGgtacgaaacacacacacaccacacacacacacacacacacacacacacacacacacacacacacacacacacacacacacacacacacacacacacacacacacacacacacacacacacacacacacactacacacagattTACAACATGAACCTGACAATTTTattctgtctcctcccccttctctctcttcctccctccctttcgaTGTCTCcatccctatctttctctctctccttctctctctctaggaggatACCCAGTTGAAAATTGAGTGTACATCTCTCAGTTCCAACAGTCATTCCTGTAATGTCAGCTATCCTGTGTTCCGCTCCCACTCCAAGGTCTGTCTGGCATCAAATacaatgaacagaaatataaacacaacatgtaaagtgttggtcccatgtttcatgagctgaaataaaagatcccagaaatgttccatacgcacaaaaagcttatttttctcaaatgttgtttacatccctgttagtgagcatttctcctttgccaagataatccatccacctgacaggtgtggcatatcaaaaagatGATTAAATgccatgatcattacacaggtgcaccttgtgctggggacaataaaaggcaactctaaaatgtgcagttttgtcaaacaacacaatgccacagatgtctcaggttttgagggagcgtgcaattggcattctgactgcaggaatgtcactagtgctgttgccaaataattgaatgttaatttctctaccataagctgcctccaacgtcgttttagagaatttggcagtatgtccaaccagcctcacaatcgcagactacgtgtaaccacaccagctcaggacctccacatccggcctcttcacctgctggatcgtctgagaccagctacccagacagctgatgaaactgtgggtttgcacaactgaagaatttctgcacaaactgtcagaaaccgtctcagggaagctcatttgTGTGCTCgccgtcctcaccagggtcttgacttgATTGCAGTTCGACATTGTAATCGacgtcagtgggcaaatgctcaccttcgatggctcctggtacgctggagaagtgtgctcttcatggatgaatcccagttttAGCTGTACCGGGCAGATGTCAGACATATGGCGTCGGGTGGGTGAGTGGTTAGCTgacgtcaacgttgtgaacagagtgccccgtagTGGGggtagggttatggtatgggcaggcataatctacggacaacaaatacaattgcattttatggatgataatttgaatgcacagagatactgtgacgagatcctgaggcccattgtcttgccatccaccaccatcacctcatgtttcagcatgataatgcacggctccatgtcgcaaggatctctacacaattcttggaagctgaaaatgtcccagttcttccatggcctgcatactcatcagacatgtcacctattgagcatgtttgggatgctctgggtcgacgtgtacgacagcgtgttccagttccttccaatatccagtaactttgcagagccattgaagaggagtgggacaacattccacaggtcacaatcaacagactgatcaactctatgtgaaggagatgtgtctcactgcatgaggcaaatggaaaaatcttagaaattgtttcaTGGTGCGTTcatatatttgttcagtgtagttctgATACCAAAAACTCAATCCCCACCACCTCTTATCTTCTCTCTCAGGTGAACTTCATGTTAGAGTTTGAGTTCAGCTGTACGTCTCTGCTCAGTAAAGTCCAGATGAAACTCACAGTTGCCAGGTAACTCATTATAATCCTATGGAGGAATGTAAAGGGATTCCTATTGGGAGCTTCTAGAAATTAACCTGAAATTCAGCCTCCAGTAGAGACAGAAGtactgtgtgtttgtcttgtcatGTGTCTGTCACATACATCTCTGTGTTCCTGGTTCCCATAGTGACAGTGTGGAGAGAGAGGCTACGTTGGGAGACAACAGTGTTCAAGTCCAGACTGTGGTTCAGTACGAACCTGACCTCTTCATCACCAGgttagtctctatctctctctcggtctctcggtctctctctctctctcattccctgtaTCTCTACCTTTCTTTGTAGTGACTCCAATCTGAACCGTTATGAGGTCCACCCAACCAGAACCATATCAGAGGCAATAGGACCAGAGTTCTACACACACTTCAGGGTAAGCAGTGCACACACAATATATCTGTTTCCTTAATATCCTTActgcacaatcacacacacaaccatacatactgtctttacacacacacacacacacacacacacacacacacacacacacacacacacacacacacacacacacacacacacacacacacacacacacacacctcagactaatgtgttctgtgtgtagCTGCAGAACCTGGGCTGTTACAGTGTGAGTAACCTGGAGTTGAGGCTGAGCCTGCCCTCTGTAGCAGCTGGAGACAGAGTCTTCATGGCTGTTACTGAGGTCTTCTCTTACAACGTGAGTACTAACCCTCTCCCACTACAGTTGGAATAAACAGTTATTGTCATTTCTCTCTGGTTCTGAACTGTGACCTTTGTGATGTCAGGTGACAGGGGTGAATTGCAGTGTAGACAGTGACGTGTCCCAGctgaaggacagacagagagatgtacgACCTCTACATCCTGAAGACATGCAACAGACTGACCTACTGGTgagaacagacagacacatatacaCTGATGCacgcacatacatgcacacacacacaaatacccaCGCACAAGATGATCTCATTCACAATCCTAACTAGCTATATAGTGTATTTACAGTTGTAACATGTTTCTGTGTGCGGTGTGTAGAACTGCAGCAGGTcgtggtgtgtggaggtggtgtGTGAGGTACAGCAGCTGCATCGAGGACAGACCGCTCTCATACGAGTCAGCCGCAGGGTCCACGACAACTTCTTCAGACAGGTACgaagtttctctctctcacacaaacacacacacacacacacacacacagctctaacTATAAAAACACTCACTCTGACTTTGTGTCTCTGTCACCAGGCTAAGTTTAAGGTGGTGAGAATAGTGAGTGCCTATCGTTTGGCTGCTCAGGAATCTAACCTGGTCACTCTGGGGAGTGGCGCCATctggagggaggtgagagaacaGCAAGATTAACACTAATAGTGGAGGAGTGGTTTAGCCTTGTCTGTGCCTGACTCATTTACATCCAGATAGAGTAGGAAGTTGGAATAGGGTTATGATATCTGTCTGCCTGTTGTTTACATCCAGATAGAGTAGGAAGCTGGAATAGGGTGatgatatctgtctgtctgttgtttacatccagatagagtaggaagctggtatagggtgatgatatctgtctgtctgttgtttacATCCAGATAGAGTAGGAAGCTGGTATAGGGTGATGATATCTGTCTGTTTGTTGTTTGCATCCAGATAGAGTAGGACGCTGGTATAGGGTGATgaatatctctctgtctgttgtttacatccagatagagtaggaagctggtatagggtgatgatatctgtctgtctgttgtttacATCCAGATAGAGTAGGAAGCTGGTATAGGGTGATGATATCTGTCTGTTTGTTGTTTGCATCCAGATAGAGTAGGACGCTGGTATAGGGTGATgaatatctctctgtctgttgtttacaTCCAGATAGAGTAGGAAGCTGGTATAAGGTGatgatatctgtctgtctgttgtttacatccagatagagtaggaagctggtatagggtgatgaatatctgtctgtctgttgtttacatccagatagagtaggaagctggtatagggtgatgatatctgtctgtctgttgtttacatccagatagagtaggaagctggtatagggtgatgatatctgtctatctgttgtttacatccagatagagtaggaagctggtatagggtgatgatatctgtctgtctgttgtttacatccagatagagtaggaagctggtatagggtgatgatatctgtctgtctgttgtttacatccagatagagtaggaagctggtatagggtgatgatatctgtctgtctgttgtttacatccagatagagtaggaagctggtatagggtgatgaatatctgtctgtctgttgtttacatccagatagagtaggaagctggtatagggtgatcatatctgtctgtctgtctgttgtttacatccagatagagtaggaagctggtatagggtgatatctgtctgtctgttgtttacATCCAGATAAAGTAGGAAGCTGGTATAGGGTGatgatatctgtctgtctgttgtttacatccagatagagtaggaagctggtatagggtgatatctgtctgtctgttgtttacATCCAGATAAAGTAGGAAGCTGGTATAGGGTGATGATATCTGTCAGACTGTTGTTTACATCCAGATAGAGTAGGAAGCTGGTATAGGgtgatatctgtctgtctgttgtttatATCCAGATAAAGTAGGAAGCTGGTATAGGGTGatgatatctgtctgtctgttgtttacatccagatagagtaggaagctggtatagggtgatatctgtctgtctgttgtttacATCCAGATAAAGTAGGAAGCTGGTATAGGgtgatatctgtctgtctgttgtttacatccagatagagtaggaagctggtatagggtgatatctgtctgtctgttgtttacATCCAGATAAAGTAGGAAGCTGGTATAGGGTGATATCTGGCTGTCTGTTGTTTACATCCAGATAGAGTAGGAAGCTGGTATAGGgtgatatctgtctgtctgttgtttacatccagatagagtaggaagctggtatagggtgatgtctgtctgtctgttgtttacATCCAGATAAATTAGGAAGCTGGTATAGGGTGATATCTGGCTGTCTGTTGTTTACATCCAGATAGAGTAGGAAGCTGGTATAGGgtgatatctgtctgtctgttgtttacatccagatagagtaggaagctggtatagggtgatatctgtctgtctgttgtttacATCCAGATAAAGTAGGAAGCTGGTATAGGGTGATATCTGGCTGTCTGTTGTTTACATCCAGATAGAGTAGGAAGCTGGTATAGGGTGATATCTGGCTGTCTGTTGTTTACATCCAGATAGAGTAGGAAGCTGGTATAGGgtgatatctgtctgtctgttgtttacatccagatagagtaggaagctggtatagggtgatatctgtctgtctgtctgttgtttacATCCAGATAAAGTAGGAAGCTGGTATAGGGTGATGTCTGTCTGTTGTTTACATCCAGATAAATTAGGAAGCTGGTATAGGGTGATATCTGGCTGTCTGTTGTTTACATCCAGATAGAGTAGGAAGCTGGTATAGGgtgatatctgtctgtctgttgtttacatccagatagagtaggaagctggtatagggtgatatctgtctgtctgtctgttgtttacATCCAGATAAAGTAGGAAGCTGGTATAGGGTGATATCTGGCTGTCTGTTGTTTACATCCAGATAGAGTAGGAAGCTGGTATAGGGTGATATCTGGCTGTCTGTTGTTTACATCCAGATAGAGTAGGAAGCTGGTATAGGgtgatatctgtctgtctgttgtttacatccagatagagtaggaagctggtatagggtgatatctgtctgtctgtctgtctgttgtttacATCCAGATAAAGTAGGAAGCTGGTATAGGGTGATATCTGGCTGTCTGTTGTTTACATCCAGATAGAGTAGGAAGCTGGTATAGGgtgatatctgtctgtctgttgtttacATCCAGATAAAGTAGGAAGCTGGTATAGGgtgatatctgtctgtctgttgtttacATCCAGATAGAGTAGGAAACTGGTATAGGgtgatatctgtctgtctgttgtttacATCCAGATAAAGTAGGAAGCTGGTATAGGGTGATATCTGGCTGTCTGTTGTTTACATCCAGATAGAGTAGGAAGCTGGTATAGGgtgatatctgtctgtctgttgtttacatccagatagagtaggaagctggtatagggtgatgtctgtctgtctgttgtttacATCCAGATAAAGTAGGAAGCTGGTATAGGGTGATATCTGGCTGTCTGTTGTTTACATCCAGATAGAGTAGGAAGCTGGTATAGGgtgatatctgtctgtctgttgtttacatccagatagagtaggaagctggtatagggtgatatctgtctgtctgttgtttacatccagatagagtaggaagctggtatagggtgatgtctgtctgtctgttgtttacATCCAGATAAAGTAGGAAGCTGGTATAGGGTGATATCTGGCTGTCTGTTGTTTACATCCAGATAGAGTAGGAAGCTGGTATAGGgtgatatctgtctgtctgttgtttacatccagatagagtaggaagctggtatagggtgatatctgtctgtctgttgtttacATCCAGATACAGTAGGAAGCTGGTATAGGgtgatatctgtctgtctgtctgtctgttgtttacATCCAGATAAAGTAGGAAGCTGGTATAGGGTGATATCTGGCTGTCTGTTGTTTACATCCAGATAGAGTAGGAAGCTGGTATAGGgtgatatctgtctgtctgttgtttacATCCAGATAAAGTAGGAAGCTGGTATAGGGTGATATCTGGCTGTCTGTTGTTTACATCCAGATAGAGTAGGAAGCTGGTATAGGgtgatatctgtctgtctgttgtttacatccagatagagtaggaagctggtatagggtgatgtctgtctgtctgttgtttacATCCAGATAAAGTAGGAAGCTGGTATAGGGTGatgatatctgtctgtctgtctgttgtttacATCCAGATAGAGTAGGAAGCTGGTATAGGGTGATGATATCTGTCAGACTGTCTCTACTATCAgcctttttttctctttctctccatcagaCGGTGTTGGAGGTACTAAAGGGGCGGGCCATCCCTATTTCTCTCTGGATTCTGATAGGTAGCATCATTGGAGGGCTTCTGCTATTGGCCCTCATCATCTTCGCAATGTGGAAGGTACACCAATCACACCTCACCATACAGTACCTCTGTACCTCACACTCTACAACAACTTGTTTCTCCTCTGCCTTTGTGGTAAAGATCAACACTTTGGATTTCACTCCTTCCTTCTCATCCCTCCTTTCTCCAGCTGGGGTTCTTCACTCGTAAACAGATAAAGGACGAGGAACTCGAGGACTGAGCCCGCCCCTCGCCGCCATGATGTCAGTCAATGGATACAGGATCTGTGACAACCAGAGAACCACAGAAAGAGTCCACTTCGTGCCCATCCCCATGGCAACGACCTGCACAGAGACTGCTCCACCCCTCCAGCAATAAAAACAGATGTCTTTCCCCTCTTCTAAATCATGCCCCCCCCATAAAGAACGCACAGCCGGTATAGATGAGCGTTGCCCAGTGTGTGTCTGAACTGTCAAAACACCTAACACCACATGGCACAGACTGCATCTATCATCAGACACCCCAACATCTTGTCTGTTTCTACAGGTGAACCCATGGCTGTAGGGCTGTAGTTACACACCTGTTTAGAAACGTACAGCAGGAAGGACGTGTACATGAGTTTTCTTCAGAGATGTCCCAGACAGGAAATAATGCTGTACActacgtgtcaaactcattccacggaagGCCGAGTGTCTGCAGGCTCACTCCACCACTTGATGGATGAATTAAGGTCACGACTTAGTGAGGGACTCCCCTCaactggttgtctaggtcttaattgaatgGACAAAACAAAAacctacagacacacagccctctgtggaatgagtttgacacgccTGGTGCAATGTGACTGGGTATGATGTTCAATGACTGCAGACTTCAAACAGTGTAGATCTGTATAAGTAGATATAGTACAGGCATCGACCTGTAATTAGTACCATGTTGTATAAGTAGATACCGTACAGGTATCAACCTGTAATTAGTACCATGTTGTATAAGTAGATACCGTACAGGTATCAACCTGTAATTAGTACCATGTTGTATAAGTAGATATAGTACAGGCATCGACCTGTAATTAGTACCATGTTGTATAAGTAGATACCGTACAGGTATCAACCTGTAATTAGTACCATGTTGTATAAGTAGATATAGTACAGGCATCGACCTGTAATTAGTACCATGTTGTATAAGTAGATATAGTACAGGCATCGACCTGTAATTAGTACCATGTTGTATATGTAGATACCGTACAGGTATCAACCTGTAATTAGTACCATGTTGTATAAGTAGATACCGTACAGGCATCAACCTGTAATTAGTACCATGTTGTATAAGTAGATATAGTACAGGCATCGACCTGTAATTAGTACCATGTTGTATATGTAGATACCGTACAGGCATCAACCTGTAATTAGTACCATGTTGTATAAGTAGATATAGTACAGGCATCGACCTGTAATTAGTACCATGTTGTATAAGTAGATATAGTACAGGCATCGACCTGTAATTAGTACCATGTTGTATAAGTAGATACCGTACAGGCATCAACCTGTAATTAGTACCATGTTGTATAAGTAGATATAGTACAGGCATCGACCTGTAATTAGTACCATGTTGTATAAGTAGATATAGTACAGGCATCGACCTGTAATTAGTACCATGTTGTAATTAGTACAGGTATCAACCTGTTGTACCATGTTGTATAAGTAGATACCGTACAGGCATCAACCTGTAATTAGTACCATGTTGTATAAGTAGATATAGTACAGGCATCGACCTGTAATTAGTACCATGTTGTATAAGTAGATATAGTACAGGCATCGACCTGTAATTAGTACCATGTTGTATAAGTAGATACCGTACAGGCATCGACCTGTAATTAGTACCATGTTGTATAAGTAGATATAGTACAGGCATCGACCTGTAATTAGTACCATGTTGTATATGTAGATACCGTACAGGTATCAACCTGTAATTAGTACCATGTTGTATAAGTAGATACCGTACAGGCATCAACCTGTAATTAGTACCATGTTGTATAAGTAGATACCGTACAGGCATCAACCTGTAATTAGTACCATGTTGTATAAGTAGATATAGTACAGGCATCGACCTGTAATTAGTACCATGTTGTATAAGTAGATATAGTACAGGTATCAACCTGTAATTAGTACCATGTTGTGCTGTATGGAAAGCAGTTCCATCCTTCAAGGAAGCTTGAATGAAAATGCACTACCTGATAATGGGGGCCACTTATAATCATGTGAAtatatttgtatttctatgtaaCGTTGTTACAAACCAAACTGTCTATTTAATATTCAGAAGTCATCATGACTTTAGATTTTTCACCCATTTTCTCTACAGTAGAgttcattttttttgtcaaattAAAACTATTGATAATTAAAGTTTTTGAAAATGTTATTTTAGTTTCTTTCATGTTAATTTATACATACATAGGATCATTCATTCACATGAACCAAATATTTTATTACataactttttatttttattttttatctggcATTTCGGACTACTTCATTCTATAAAGGAAAAAACACTTTCACACTAGCAGACATCGTTGAACATATAACTGAAATAACGACGTCTGTACGTCAGGCAGAAAAAGCACCAAGTGAGTCAGGTATATGAAAACCCAAACATATTTTATTGATGCAACTTCATGTCCATTGtgtttctcccctcctcctccctcccacttGTCTTGGTAGAGAAGATGTAGGACTCCAGTAGAAAGACAGTCTCATCCACCtggttctccctccctctcacttggTCTTGGTAGAGAAGATGTAGGACTCCAGTAGAAAGACAGTCTCATCCACCtggttctccctccctctcacttggTCTTGGTAGAGAAGATGTAGGACTCCAGTAGAAAGACAGTCTCATCCACCTGGTTCTCTGTAGAGTCCAACCTTCAGGGAGAAAATAAACAAGTAAAAGAAAGAGGTAATAAAGCTACAGTAATGTAGTAATAACAAGTATGTAGTAGTACTTGTTGATGTGATGTCGTAGGCCTCTAGCTGTTGTCTATAGATATATTGTATGGGTATGTAGGGTGTCGTAGCAgtagcatcctgactggttaca
It includes:
- the LOC127927329 gene encoding uncharacterized protein LOC127927329 isoform X3 yields the protein MPVLYLLIQHGTNYRLMPVRYLLIQHGTNYRLIPVRYLHIQHGTNYRSMPVLYLLIQHGTNYRSMPVLYLLIQHGTNYRSMPVLYLLIQHGTNYRSMPVLYLLIQHGTNYRSMPVLYLLIQHGTNYRLMPVRYLLIQHGTNYRSMPVLYLLIQHGTNYRSMPVLYLLIQHGTNYRSMPVLYLLIQHGTNYRLMPVRYLLIQHGTNYRSMPVLYLLIQHGTNYRSMPVLYLLIQHGTNYRLIPVRYLLIQHGTNYRLIPVRYLLIQHGTNYRLIPVRYLLIQHGTNYRSMPVLYLLIQIYTV
- the LOC127927329 gene encoding uncharacterized protein LOC127927329 isoform X1; this translates as MPVLYLLIQHGTNYRLMPVRYLLIQHGTNYRLIPVRYLHIQHGTNYRSMPVLYLLIQHGTNYRSMPVLYLLIQHGTNYRSMPVLYLLIQHGTNYRSMPVLYLLIQHGTNYRSMPVLYLLIQHGTNYRLMPVRYLLIQHGTNYRSMPVLYLLIQHGTNYRSMPVLYLLIQHGTNYRSMPVLYLLIQHGTNYRLMPVRYLLIQHGTNYRLIPVRYLHIQHGTNYRSMPVLYLLIQHGTNYRSMPVLYLLIQHGTNYRSMPVLYLLIQHGTNYRLIPVRYLLIQHGTNYRLIPVRYLLIQHGTNYRSMPVLYLLIQIYTV
- the LOC127927329 gene encoding uncharacterized protein LOC127927329 isoform X7; translated protein: MPVLYLLIQHGTNYRLMPVRYLLIQHGTNYRSMPVLYLLIQHGTNYRSMPVLYLLIQHGTNYRSMPVLYLLIQHGTNYRSMPVLYLLIQHGTNYRSMPVLYLLIQHGTNYRLMPVRYLLIQHGTNYRSMPVLYLLIQHGTNYRSMPVLYLLIQHGTNYRSMPVLYLLIQHGTNYRLMPVRYLLIQHGTNYRLIPVRYLHIQHGTNYRSMPVLYLLIQHGTNYRSMPVLYLLIQHGTNYRSMPVLYLLIQHGTNYRLIPVRYLLIQHGTNYRLIPVRYLLIQHGTNYRSMPVLYLLIQIYTV
- the LOC127927329 gene encoding uncharacterized protein LOC127927329 isoform X8, producing MPVLYLLIQHGTNYRLMPVRYLLIQHGTNYRLIPVRYLHIQHGTNYRSMPVLYLLIQHGTNYRSMPVLYLLIQHGTNYRSMPVLYLLIQHGTNYRSMPVLYLLIQHGTNYRLMPVRYLLIQHGTNYRSMPVLYLLIQHGTNYRSMPVLYLLIQHGTNYRSMPVLYLLIQHGTNYRLMPVRYLLIQHGTNYRLIPVRYLHIQHGTNYRSMPVLYLLIQHGTNYRSMPVLYLLIQHGTNYRSMPVLYLLIQHGTNYRLIPVRYLLIQHGTNYRLIPVRYLLIQHGTNYRSMPVLYLLIQIYTV
- the LOC127927329 gene encoding uncharacterized protein LOC127927329 isoform X4; this translates as MPVLYLLIQHGTNYRLMPVRYLLIQHGTNYRLIPVRYLHIQHGTNYRSMPVLYLLIQHGTNYRSMPVLYLLIQHGTNYRSMPVLYLLIQHGTNYRSMPVLYLLIQHGTNYRSMPVLYLLIQHGTNYRSMPVLYLLIQHGTNYRSMPVLYLLIQHGTNYRSMPVLYLLIQHGTNYRLMPVRYLLIQHGTNYRLIPVRYLHIQHGTNYRSMPVLYLLIQHGTNYRSMPVLYLLIQHGTNYRSMPVLYLLIQHGTNYRLIPVRYLLIQHGTNYRLIPVRYLLIQHGTNYRSMPVLYLLIQIYTV
- the LOC127927329 gene encoding uncharacterized protein LOC127927329 isoform X6, whose translation is MPVLYLLIQHGTNYRLMPVRYLLIQHGTNYRLIPVRYLHIQHGTNYRSMPVLYLLIQHGTNYRSMPVLYLLIQHGTNYRSMPVLYLLIQHGTNYRSMPVLYLLIQHGTNYRSMPVLYLLIQHGTNYRLMPVRYLLIQHGTNYRSMPVLYLLIQHGTNYRSMPVLYLLIQHGTNYRLMPVRYLLIQHGTNYRLIPVRYLHIQHGTNYRSMPVLYLLIQHGTNYRSMPVLYLLIQHGTNYRSMPVLYLLIQHGTNYRLIPVRYLLIQHGTNYRLIPVRYLLIQHGTNYRSMPVLYLLIQIYTV
- the LOC127927329 gene encoding uncharacterized protein LOC127927329 isoform X2 yields the protein MPVLYLLIQHGTNYRLMPVRYLLIQHGTNYRLIPVRYLHIQHGTNYRSMPVLYLLIQHGTNYRSMPVLYLLIQHGTNYRSMPVLYLLIQHGTNYRSMPVLYLLIQHGTNYRSMPVLYLLIQHGTNYRLMPVRYLLIQHGTNYRSMPVLYLLIQHGTNYRSMPVLYLLIQHGTNYRSMPVLYLLIQHGTNYRLMPVRYLLIQHGTNYRSMPVLYLLIQHGTNYRSMPVLYLLIQHGTNYRSMPVLYLLIQHGTNYRLIPVRYLLIQHGTNYRLIPVRYLLIQHGTNYRSMPVLYLLIQIYTV